The sequence below is a genomic window from Carassius gibelio isolate Cgi1373 ecotype wild population from Czech Republic chromosome A17, carGib1.2-hapl.c, whole genome shotgun sequence.
GAGAAAAGCCAAGTACTTCACTGCACACAAACCATCCCATTTACTACCGATGATCAACAGTTTCACATTAAATCAGTGCATTTAAAACTTACATTTGTTGCGGTAGAAGTTTCCAGAGATATTGATACCCTCACACCTCACCACCACAATTTTGTGGCCTGTAAATAAAGCATGgctacttaaaattatatacacataCGAGACAAACAGCTGTTGAAACGCACACTTCATGAACATGACTGACAACTTTGTTAAAAGTCTTAAATGACACTTCACCCAACTTTAGCAAGAAATACTAAGTTACTATAGGCCATTTTGTTGGGCGAAGGCGCCTGGCCCAAAGTTAACTTCCAGCCTGTGTTGGTTTACCAGTCTGCCTACTGCGCCATCTACAAACACAAGTGACGAGTAACGCTAGACTGAACGCTTAAAGCAccccctgctggcagagaatacATTTGACTTGCTTTTTACGCAGTAAAAGTATTTTGCTTATCAAAATAATCTACACTAGAGCGACTATTTAGCTGATGTTATTGCTTATTTGAAAGTCTACtggaagttaagttagggccacagaagcgcgcatgcgcagtaacatGTGTTGCCGTTGAAACGGTTTATAAATTACGTCTCAAAAAGCCTAAACTTACCCAGCAACACTTGCTTGGCCACAATAGCGGCAAGACGACCGAGTAGATGGCCCCTGCCATCAAGGATCAGAACCTAGGAGTTAAAACAAACAGATTTTGTAAGCGCAGAGTAACGTTAGTTTCATAATTTCTTATGCGTCCATCAGAACGTGGCTTTTTGTCTCAGATGGTAGTGCACGTAAAGTATTCTCATTGTCGTTAAACTCGAATACTAAACTGTGGATGCGAACTCATCACCGACAAGCACGTCTGACGCTAGCCTTGCGTTTTCCTTTAGATAACCACGACACCAGCAATATTTCTACACATTTTACACAGCAAGACACCACATTGGACAACGTTGCAGTTTCTCAGCTAATTACAGTAAAATGCACTTCTTAACAAACAGATTTCATACATTCTTAATTTACCTACATATCCTGAGGACACAAGTAGTTTAATTTTAGAGTACCTGAGCATGGACTGGAACTCTAATCTTGATTTTACAGACCCACGAGTGTTACGATCACTACAGGCCTGTGACTTGCAGCAAGACGGAACGCGCGTGTAGACACACTTCTCTCCAAAATGGTAATTCTACCGCGTATGACGGAATAACAAAGCGCAAATAGCGTCAGGTAACGTTACCTACACGTTAGCCCTCAAATACTACATTATCTCGCCAAAGAAAAGCGAGATGTTTGATGTAAATCGTGCCACTCGAACGCACCTTATTGAACCGGTCCGCCATGATGAGGGAAAAGAAAGACACGCGGGGCCGCCCGACGTAAAAGACAGGGGCAGGGGCGGGGCTTTACGCATCATCGGAAATGACGTGACAGTGAACAGTTTGAGATCTGATTATTATTTATACTGCCATTAGCTGGATCGCAAATGAGCTACAAGGGCTCTAGaaattttgtaataattattaaaagcGGACCCAGTCAAACTGCATATTTTAGATGTTCCTTaaatttaacacagctgattggCTCATTAGCATAAATACCTGAAATGGGTCTGTCAGACAATACAAATTTCTGTTGCAAGACACCTCCAGGAATAGCGTTGAAAACTCTTGTATTTGGTACAGTTTGCCTTAAACAACTAAAGTATCTTATAATTTACAGATGAATATTTTCCAAAACCAAATTAATTGTTCACCAAACACATTATTGATCCCAAGACACACATTCATATTTGGgacacaattttatatttattgtgaagAGGAGAAACTGCACtgattaaatacacattttatttcagtgtttaaGTTCTATCTGTATTCCAATATGCTTTCATctcaaattcttaaaaaaaataatgcatctaCAATTATTTAATCCCATTTGAAACATTCTGTGTGCGGCACTTTTTATGAACTGTAATGTCTAGAGTCGCTAGTCTCAGTCATCTTTTTTAAGTTTTCTGATTTTGCCCTCATGGCGACTGATTTCATGTTGTAATCTCTCGATTTCCTTTTGGTGGTGGTCAATCTCTTCCTGGTGGTGTCTTCTAAGAGCAGCCAGTTGTTCTTGCTCTTTTCTCCTGTGAAGGTGATTGAGGAGAAATTAGACATGAAAAAAGTGGCTTTTTAGTGGCTTCATTTTGGTAAATAACTCCAAATAAATCCTTCTAAATAAACACTGTGTGATCTTTATAACTGCATATAGCAGAATCAAATACAGAGATGGCTGATTTAGCCAAGAGGGTGTGGCTGCAGACTTACACTTgaactctcagacttgcattctcagacttgcactctcagacacttgcacttccgctagtgacatcacttgcagtctttattttttattgtattgaattttttttaactttttgtttgaatttcctaacattttataacagtagccaggtggcgaagacaagaaaaaaataaactaaattacaatgtcacttgcaatcgctacttgcactctctgcgacacaaatcgtgcttgttgccaatggacacaagaagctgtggtggtgaataaatGCAACACGAAAAGTTttgcgttaagcatttttccatgtagaataaactgtctacaactcgtttatatcactgtctttgtccaagctacattatgtgttttatttataatgattttccataggaggaaaacgtttaatgtacaatttaacgcactgtgTTCTggactcgtctgcttgcctgtacagagctgatccttttaaaatcacttaatgcatttcataatgcacgttgaTATTTGCTGATCTGtacgttgagtcaacaacaagacatataggcaaGGCcgactgaattgtctttatcatcttagtctgttattaggccacattaagtgttcacattgtgttcatagccatctgcttgccttgtagtacattaaataataatttttttctacaggaggaaaatgcttaacgaaagactttgtgtaTAGTAGTATGcttactaatttagttttaatcatttaatcaccaccacagcgtcttgtctccattggcaacatgcacgatttgtgttgattgcaagtgacgtcacaggtagcggagagtgcaagtagcgattgcaagtgacattgtaatttagtttcttttttcttgtcttcaccacctggctaatgttgtaaaatgttgagagattcaaacaaaaagttagaaataaatagaacaaaataaaataaaaaataaagactgcaagtgacgttgCTAGCGGAaacacaagtgtctgagagtgccagtctgagaatgcaagtagcgattgcaagtgacattgtaatttagtttcttttttcttgtcttcaccacctggctactgttttaaaatgttgaaagattcaaacaaaaaattatcaataaatagaaaaaaaataataataaagactgcaagtgacgtcgctagcggaagcacaagtgtctgagagtgcaactctgagaatgcaagtctgagagtgcaagtccaAGTCTGCAACCAGAACCTTCTCGATTTAGCTAATAACCACATAAGCAGTAGAAATCTAGTGTGAGGGATGAAATTCACAATGGGATCATACAAAACCACTCACTTGAAGTACATCTCCTCCTCGGCTGCTTGTTTCCTGCCGAAAGCACCTCCTGCCTCCCTCACCGCTCCTCCTCCGCCACCTCCTTTCCCAGCACCTTTACCCAGTTCTCCTAGCTTTATAGGAGAGAGACACAGGCACAGATTACACGAAACAGAATTGTTTATTATGCAACCTGGAATTAGTAACATGCACAAATtttgagctatatatatatatatatatatatatatatatatatatatatatatatatatatatatatatatatatatatatatatatatatatatggatttatttaatacataaatttGTATGTGCTGTACTGCTAAAGGGAGTTTGCAGTTGAAAGCTCAAAGAATGGAGAATGATCCTGAATGAAAACAAAGGGGTCATAACACAAGGGCATTCTGAAAGAGCTGcagttatttcattaaaaaatgttaatactTTTAACCAACGCTGTATGATAAAAGTACATGGCGTATTTAATAAACCAACACAGGTGACGAAATACGTAAACAGACTGATAATGCGTGATGAacgggttttatttttttctttagtatGTTAAAAATCACTGGgtcaaaatattttatacatatgtaCCTGGTCGGAAGACATTCTGATGTGTGTGGTCAAAAAAGTCCTTATATTACGGGTTAGAAACCTCGCCATTCTCTTCAGACGCTCATGCATGCAGTGACATAAGCGTGCGCTCCTGACTCACGGGGGCTCATAACAGGAACCTACCATTATTAAAGCAAAAAGATACAATAAAATGGTCAGCGCCGTGTTAACTCATACACTTTACATACACTAATTCTAGTGTAATTTATAAAGTTAGCCTAttctactattttttttatattgtactaaACAACCCGAGAGATTACAGGATATTTTAAATGCACCCAAAATGGTACAGTCGATAACCGCGGCCTGTAAATTGAGCTGACGTGCGCACTGACTGCAAGCACGAATATCACATTATTCTATGCATCCATGTAACTCCGCAAACATTTACAGTTGGACTTAATTTCTCAACCCCTTTGACCGTCAAGACATTCTGCTGCAGTTAACCAAATTATGAATATAATCAAACCAAGGCATCAGTGAAATGTATTAATAcctttattacaattatttgaaCGATTGGGAGCAAAGAATAAGACTCTAAACATTAATGTACAGATGTATTAAACCCCCAAACATTAAATtctgttaattaatattaacctCATAGGTTCAATAATAGTTATCCGTCTATGCAAATGAAAGGAGATCACATATAAATTTGATGAAAATACTACAAACAAAATTATGTAAATCAAAACTTAACTTTTgcaatgtaaatgtacaaatgctTTTCTCCTTGATCTTTCTGTTCCCTTAAGGATGTGAATAAAGCTGATTGGGGTAAAATTGACTGGAAACATTAAACAAGCTTACACCAAAGCTGTTGCGATCGGTTTTATTCATAGTGATGCAAAAGTTCATCTTTCCAGTCCAAACATTCCAGATGTCACAAGACATATTCCTTGTGGAACAAATTTGAACATACAGCCATATAACTCTCTCTAAGGATTTGCTATGGTTTAGAGTTTATTTTCAACAGGTGGACATTCCATTGACTCCACTCTGCATTAATCCATGAATGTGTCAGTTACTGTAAAAGCCTTGAGAGTTCAACATTTTGACAAGATCGCATGCCTAATTTAACATTCTTAACGTGAACAAGAATCCTCAAATGCAGTATTCACCGATATAACAGAACTCTGATATTATCAATGGTTTAAATTCTCTGAGGAAACGGGGGAAATGTGACCACATAACATAATCTACACATATTCTCATAGCAACATCTTGCACACTCAGGCACAGAGggaaaattaactaaataaaacaacatttcgaaccactcattaaatatttttaaagtcaacCATTCCCTTGTATGTTGCTCCtatgtcacaaaaaaatatatatttacacaaacattcaaaccCCATTAATTGGTaaaacaaagacttttttttttgaaagaactaAAATTGGAATAGACATTTTAATTGGCTTAACTGAGCCGTACAAGTTGAGAATACCAGTCTCATTGGGTAGTACATATAATTTTTCATCTGATCAATTTAATTTCACCTGACTATACTGCAGACAAACCTCATTCCTGTTTCACCAGacagacattatttaaaataaaccagCTGGCACTCAGTATTAATTGTAAGAATCTTTTGGTGTCATATGTTGCTGAGGGCCCCTCTGAGATGTTTTAACCTCCTCGCTCTCATGACTCAAGTGGAGGACACTAAATTAAAGTCGAAATAAATTGAGGGGGCAAATCACAGTTAAAATGTCTAAACAAACGCATACTGTATGCATGCAAAAGGCATACTGGAGCACTCAAAACAAACATCTTGAACACAGTCGTATGAAgcaatctaaaaacaatttagaCTCCTTTCCAGGCGATAACAAACAAATGGAAAAAGTCAAATACTTAAGAGGAATTGAAATAAAAGAAAGGGAAAGAGAGCGAAATAGGCATCAATATCAGATGGCCAATAGAGGCCAGCGGAGACCCTTTCTTGGGGGAGCGAGTGGTGAATGTGGCACCCCCTTGCAAAGCCGTCAGTCTTGCTTGGGTCCAGTGAGGGCTCGGAGCCGCTCTAGCAGGGGAGGATGGGAGTAATGCCACATAGAGAAGAGCCAGTCTGCTACAGGGAAGCCTAGGTTGTCCTTATTGAGTTTGATGAGAGCAGAGTACAGCTCAGATGATCGGCCCATACCGCGCGCAAATGCATCTGCCTGAAACTCAAACCGCCGGCTCAACACCGTCAAACAGAACGACAGCAACTGAAGTAGGAAAAAGAAGATGAATTGGATCAGAAAATGGAATTTCCAGAAAATGGTTGGATTTAGATATACATACAActttataaacaattatttaaatgtacatgcgATAAATACagtgaaagttttttttgtgtgtccatcttataaaataaaatctaaaaataattttctcaaaaatcGGGCAGgccaaaaacacatttacagacaGGTTAGTGTTACAGTATTGGCATTTTGGTGGTTCCTTGTCTTTTAATAAGTGCCAACGCCCTAGAATCAATCTTGTATGGCTGTGTCACACTGTTCACATACCCCAGAAAATGACCATGCCTTTTACAAATGTACTGTAATGTCCTAAAAGTTTTTCTACACAGAATGTGCATAGTTAGAAAACAAATCCCTGTGTatttttcagaaagaaaaaaagagaaacgcAAGTTGTACCTCATTGTAAGGTGAGAAGATAAACTGAAAGATGATCATTAGCCCGATAAGAGTTGGTTGGGTGTCATGAAAACCAAATGCCATGAAGAGCTCTTTTCGTCCAATCAGGACAGCAAAAAGGAAGAAGCACAGGAAGGAGTTCATCTATAAAGAAACTGGGAGTTAACATCCTCAAATTATGATCCACTGTTCAAGCGCGCTTAAAATAATTTGCTTATGGTGCGTTATGTTTTCATCAGCTACTGTTTAACCTAATAAGATTCTACCTTCACAACATTGCAGAAATGTGCAGTGACAAAAACAGCTGATAGGAAGGGAAAAAAATTCCAAATGTAATTTTAGGAATCTATAACACTGGAGTTGAAGCAGTAAAGCACAGTCACACAGCAAGCAACACACCTGGCTTATGACAATGTTCTTGACTGTATGGCCTAGTTTCCAGTGTCCCAGTTCATGCCCAAGAACTGCCAGAACCTCAGGGTTACTGCAGCCTTGTTTCTTGTTCTGAATACagacaaaaatgtaaacaacaacaaaaacctttcATCTAATTCGTTATTGATCTGGCTCGGACTCTCTGACCTTTGGTTTGGATTTGCTCTCATTGCTCGCCGCTTCATTCTCCTCTCCCGTTCCTGGCTCTTTCTCTCCAGCTTTATTTAAAGGGGAGTAATCCTCCAAAAGTGTGTCAAACAGCACAATGCGCTTGTTTTTGAAGAAACCATAGAAGTAGGCATTACTATGGGAAGATCTCTTTGAACCTAAAAAAGTGAGCACAGATATATTATGGGAAGGGAGATTATATTCATGTACTATTAAAGTTCtatagaaaagtaataaaaatttaaagattAATACAGCTTTCTGTACCTTCCACTACATAGACCTTCGTGAGGGGGAAGCAGATGGACTTTGCCATGCTCTCGATCTCACTCTTCAGCTCTCCTTCTGGCAGTGGAGTGAATTTATCAAACAGTGGGGCAATGTAGTCTGCGTAGATAGTCACCAGAATCTGTGGAGCAAAATAAGATGGACAGATCAATT
It includes:
- the LOC127933470 gene encoding ATPase inhibitor B, mitochondrial, with protein sequence MHERLKRMARFLTRNIRTFLTTHIRMSSDQLGELGKGAGKGGGGGGAVREAGGAFGRKQAAEEEMYFKRKEQEQLAALRRHHQEEIDHHQKEIERLQHEISRHEGKIRKLKKDD
- the LOC127933501 gene encoding CAAX prenyl protease 1 homolog encodes the protein MLQEILALPVEDKIFYAVLVFSWTVYIWEAYLACRQRRIYRSTMHVPTELGKIMDSETFEKSRLYQLDKSNFGFWSGLYSEAEGTLILLLGGIPFLWKVSGILTARFGFGPEYEISQSLVFLMLATLFSAFTGLPWSLYSTFVIEEKHGFNQQTLGFFLKDALKKFAVTQCILLPVTSLLLYIIKIGGDYFFIYAWLFTLIVSLILVTIYADYIAPLFDKFTPLPEGELKSEIESMAKSICFPLTKVYVVEGSKRSSHSNAYFYGFFKNKRIVLFDTLLEDYSPLNKAGEKEPGTGEENEAASNESKSKPKNKKQGCSNPEVLAVLGHELGHWKLGHTVKNIVISQMNSFLCFFLFAVLIGRKELFMAFGFHDTQPTLIGLMIIFQFIFSPYNELLSFCLTVLSRRFEFQADAFARGMGRSSELYSALIKLNKDNLGFPVADWLFSMWHYSHPPLLERLRALTGPKQD